The following proteins come from a genomic window of Bactrocera dorsalis isolate Fly_Bdor chromosome 6, ASM2337382v1, whole genome shotgun sequence:
- the LOC125779517 gene encoding jerky protein homolog-like has protein sequence MPPNVTPLIQPMDQNVIRLTKLHYKTNLLRSAFGKANTDEYLKNLNLKDAVCMLAQAWEQLSPVVVEKCWHPLLKDDVFNEEGANCSEDDDIPLSVLRSNTIQQQSTEYAEINNLLESIVPEVTFNTADLVAWVSTDDPIEDLNIVDDVAVLSSEEDEEKIKIAI, from the exons ATGCCACCAAACGTCACGCCATTGATCCAACCGATGGACCAAAATGTAATTAGATTGACAAAGTTACATTACAAGACAAATTTATTGAGATCAGCGTTTGGAAAAGCGAACACAGatgaatatttaaagaatttaaatttaaaagacgCTGTTTGTATGTTGGCACAAGCATGGGAACAATTAAGCCCTGTCGTCGTGGAAAAATGCTGGCATCCGCTTTTAAAAGATGATGTTTTTAATGAAGAAGGAGCAAACTGTAGCGAAGATGACGACATCCCCTTGAGTGTCTTACGTTCAAATACAATTCAGCAACAATCAACAGAGTATgcggaaataaataatttgctggAGAGCATAGTTCCAGAA GTTACGTTTAATACAGCAGATTTGGTTGCTTGGGTTTCAACGGATGACCCTATTGAAGACTTGAATATAGTGGATGACGTTGCTGTTTTAAGTTCAGAAGAAgacgaagaaaaaattaaaattgcaatataa